In one window of uncultured Fusobacterium sp. DNA:
- a CDS encoding spore maturation protein has translation MFVKIMENISLYAIPLIILVIVGYAYFVKKIKVYEVFCEGAKEGFNTAIRIIPFLVAMLVAIGIFRASGCIDIMMKVLDPVFSLIGMPGEVLPMAILRPLSGGGATGVMNDLMLTYGPDSLIGRIASTMMGSTETTFYVLAVYFGAVSIRKTRHAVAAGLLADLAGLLTAVWICRIMFA, from the coding sequence ATGTTTGTAAAAATTATGGAAAATATATCTCTTTATGCTATACCATTAATAATATTAGTTATTGTAGGATATGCTTATTTTGTGAAAAAAATAAAAGTATATGAAGTATTTTGTGAGGGAGCAAAGGAAGGATTTAATACTGCTATTAGAATAATTCCATTTTTAGTTGCAATGTTAGTAGCAATAGGAATATTTAGAGCATCAGGTTGTATAGATATTATGATGAAAGTTTTAGATCCAGTATTTTCATTAATAGGAATGCCAGGAGAAGTTTTACCAATGGCAATTTTAAGACCTTTATCTGGAGGGGGAGCTACAGGAGTAATGAATGATTTGATGTTAACTTATGGGCCAGATTCTTTAATAGGTAGAATAGCTTCAACAATGATGGGATCAACAGAAACAACTTTTTATGTATTAGCAGTTTATTTTGGTGCTGTAAGTATAAGAAAAACAAGACATGCAGTAGCAGCAGGACTTTTAGCTGACTTAGCAGGACTTTTAACAGCAGTATGGATTTGTAGAATAATGTTTGCTTAA
- the dacB gene encoding D-alanyl-D-alanine carboxypeptidase/D-alanyl-D-alanine-endopeptidase, whose protein sequence is MKKIKLFVLALLLLSGCSNFSKIENTIITKEEVTTPSEIIKNLEKESKKDFENKTLIESLEEKPQEEIEEKSEEVEIEVQKKDTQVENSIVNEKAKVAIENFVNLDMLKYSNVAIDIKDLESGEIIGSYNEKKVIIPASIMKVITSATALEVLGANTKLETKLLYDGKIDDLGVLVGDIYIVGGGDPTLGSDGIKRDPTLFMKEWIASIKKAGIKKVKGDIIVIDNLFGYVGVEEKWLWEDLGTSYGQGTYGISIFDNLYTLYLKSDSKKVSIIKTKPKIQNLKFDNRLKISSKGRKDFSVRGVPFENKRVLNGEVPANLEKIVTKSDIPNPGLFLGEYLKSSLESSNIHVNGEVKTSRTTIKKAKNPKTLAITQSVTIEEMVKVLLKRSDNHYTEHLYQLLKLEGIDINEFWKEKGIDTKALVMNDGSGLSRGDYVSAEILTEILTYMYKEYPEFVELLPRGGYEGTVIDFLEPNIFSGDVRVKSGSMGGIQSYTGYVEKDGKKYAFTIIVNHWNGSRNKLKNEMEKLIKSLF, encoded by the coding sequence ATGAAAAAAATAAAATTATTTGTATTAGCTTTACTTTTATTATCTGGTTGTAGTAATTTTTCTAAAATAGAAAATACGATAATTACTAAAGAAGAGGTAACAACACCAAGTGAAATTATCAAGAATTTAGAAAAAGAGAGTAAAAAAGATTTTGAGAATAAAACTTTAATAGAGAGTTTAGAAGAAAAACCTCAAGAAGAGATTGAAGAGAAATCTGAAGAAGTTGAAATAGAAGTTCAAAAAAAAGATACTCAAGTAGAAAATTCTATTGTCAATGAAAAAGCTAAAGTTGCTATTGAAAACTTTGTAAATTTAGATATGTTAAAATATAGTAATGTTGCAATTGATATAAAAGATTTAGAAAGTGGTGAGATAATAGGAAGTTACAATGAAAAAAAGGTAATAATACCAGCTTCTATTATGAAAGTTATAACTTCAGCAACAGCTTTAGAAGTATTAGGAGCTAATACAAAATTGGAAACAAAACTTCTCTATGATGGAAAAATAGATGATTTAGGTGTCCTTGTAGGAGATATTTATATCGTTGGTGGAGGAGATCCAACTTTAGGATCTGATGGAATAAAAAGAGACCCAACACTATTTATGAAAGAGTGGATAGCAAGTATAAAAAAAGCTGGAATAAAAAAGGTAAAAGGGGATATTATTGTTATAGATAACCTTTTTGGATATGTTGGAGTAGAGGAAAAATGGCTTTGGGAAGATCTTGGAACAAGTTATGGACAAGGAACATATGGAATAAGTATTTTTGATAATTTATACACTCTTTATTTAAAATCTGATAGTAAAAAAGTAAGTATAATTAAAACTAAACCTAAGATACAAAATTTAAAATTTGATAATAGATTAAAAATTTCGTCAAAAGGGAGAAAAGATTTTTCAGTAAGAGGGGTACCTTTTGAAAATAAAAGAGTATTAAATGGTGAAGTTCCTGCTAATTTAGAGAAAATAGTAACTAAGAGTGATATTCCAAATCCTGGACTATTTTTAGGAGAGTATTTAAAAAGTAGTTTAGAAAGTTCAAATATTCATGTTAATGGAGAAGTAAAAACTTCAAGAACTACTATAAAAAAAGCTAAAAATCCAAAAACTTTAGCAATAACTCAATCTGTTACTATAGAAGAGATGGTAAAAGTTTTATTAAAAAGAAGTGATAATCATTATACAGAGCATTTATATCAATTATTAAAGTTAGAGGGAATTGATATAAATGAATTTTGGAAAGAGAAAGGAATAGATACAAAAGCTTTAGTAATGAATGATGGTAGCGGACTATCAAGGGGAGATTATGTATCTGCAGAGATCTTAACAGAAATTTTAACTTATATGTATAAAGAATACCCTGAATTTGTAGAACTTTTACCTAGAGGTGGCTATGAAGGAACAGTAATAGATTTTCTAGAGCCAAATATATTCTCAGGTGACGTAAGAGTAAAAAGTGGAAGTATGGGTGGAATTCAGTCATATACTGGATATGTAGAAAAAGATGGGAAAAAATATGCTTTTACTATAATAGTTAACCATTGGAATGGAAGTAGAAATAAACTTAAAAATGAGATGGAAAAATTAATCAAAAGCTTATTTTAG
- a CDS encoding LD-carboxypeptidase codes for MLGKRLKKGDTIGIIAPASCTSYEKVLEAKKNIENMGYRVILGECTKKAWYSYAGTDEERAKEINDFFKNKEIDAIICMRGGYGCNRLVELVDFQIIKENPKIFIGYSDITTLHMAINEKTGLVTFHGPMAVSNFLNGYNEETYRHFMEVLSVPQEKRELKNFSKNLEIINGGKCQGKVVGGNLATLIATLGTEYDLDYNGKILFLEEIGEKTYKIDRFLNQLKKHGVFEKIKGVILGDFRNCPPDSEKDMSLLEVFYDYFRDLRKPVVFNFESGHSEPMLTLPLGALCEIDGDNRKITILENVVD; via the coding sequence ATGTTAGGAAAAAGATTAAAAAAGGGAGATACAATAGGAATAATAGCTCCTGCTAGTTGTACAAGTTATGAGAAAGTTCTTGAAGCAAAAAAGAACATTGAAAATATGGGATATAGGGTAATTTTAGGTGAGTGTACTAAAAAAGCTTGGTACTCTTATGCTGGAACTGATGAGGAAAGAGCAAAAGAGATAAATGATTTTTTTAAAAATAAAGAAATTGATGCTATAATTTGTATGCGTGGAGGTTATGGATGTAATAGGCTTGTTGAATTAGTTGATTTTCAAATAATAAAAGAAAATCCTAAAATATTTATAGGATATAGTGATATAACTACTTTACACATGGCTATAAATGAAAAAACAGGACTTGTAACTTTTCATGGACCTATGGCAGTAAGTAACTTTTTAAATGGATATAATGAGGAAACTTATAGACATTTTATGGAAGTGTTATCTGTTCCACAAGAAAAAAGAGAACTTAAAAATTTTTCTAAAAATTTAGAAATAATTAATGGTGGAAAATGTCAAGGAAAAGTTGTAGGTGGAAATTTAGCAACTCTTATAGCAACTTTAGGAACTGAGTATGATTTAGATTATAATGGTAAAATATTATTTTTAGAAGAGATTGGGGAAAAGACATATAAAATTGATAGATTTTTAAATCAATTAAAAAAACATGGAGTTTTTGAAAAGATAAAAGGAGTTATATTAGGAGATTTTAGAAATTGCCCTCCAGATTCAGAAAAGGATATGTCACTATTAGAAGTTTTTTATGATTACTTTAGAGATTTAAGAAAACCAGTTGTTTTTAATTTTGAGAGTGGACATAGTGAACCTATGTTAACTTTACCATTGGGAGCACTTTGTGAGATTGATGGAGATAATAGAAAAATTACTATTTTAGAAAATGTAGTAGATTAA
- a CDS encoding nucleoside recognition domain-containing protein translates to MINAIWCGLIVIGILVGIFTGNVQAVTDSAIESAGTAVTLSLEMIGVMALWLGLMKIAEEAGMVKAIGRAMKPIMIKLFPEVPADHPAMGSMVANMAANFFGLGNAATPLGIKAMQELQLLNDNKDEATNSMVMFLAINTSSVTLISSSTIAYRVAAGSANATEIIAPTIVATIASTTVAIIACKLLEKLPKYKREKIK, encoded by the coding sequence ATGATTAATGCAATTTGGTGTGGTTTAATAGTGATTGGTATTTTGGTGGGAATTTTTACTGGAAATGTTCAAGCAGTAACAGATTCAGCAATAGAGTCAGCAGGAACAGCAGTAACACTTTCTTTAGAGATGATTGGAGTTATGGCTTTATGGTTAGGGCTTATGAAAATAGCAGAAGAAGCAGGGATGGTAAAAGCGATAGGAAGAGCGATGAAACCTATTATGATAAAATTATTTCCTGAAGTACCAGCAGATCATCCAGCTATGGGAAGTATGGTAGCTAATATGGCAGCTAATTTCTTTGGATTAGGAAATGCAGCAACTCCTTTAGGAATAAAAGCTATGCAAGAGTTACAGTTATTAAACGATAATAAAGATGAAGCAACAAACTCTATGGTTATGTTTTTAGCAATAAATACTTCGTCAGTGACATTGATATCTTCAAGTACAATAGCTTATAGAGTAGCAGCAGGTTCAGCTAATGCTACTGAAATAATAGCTCCTACAATAGTAGCTACAATAGCTTCTACAACAGTGGCTATAATAGCATGTAAATTATTAGAGAAATTACCAAAATATAAGAGAGAAAAAATAAAATAG